Proteins co-encoded in one Salvia splendens isolate huo1 chromosome 4, SspV2, whole genome shotgun sequence genomic window:
- the LOC121800576 gene encoding uncharacterized protein LOC121800576: protein MPTEKEGISKEERVVEEVVEEEEAVEEVPPPKASTVIPAPPAEIKIPFPQRVQKKKLDDHFSRFLDIFRKVHINIPLVEALQQMPSYAKFLKEVISKKRRWVEHETVNLTESCSAIIQKKLPAKMKDPGSFTISCIVGDSQVGKALCDLGASINLMPFSFFQKLKIGTLRPTTITLQMADRSVSYPRGIVEDILVKVNNFIFPVDFVVLDMEEDRHVPLILGRPFLATGKAMIDVQKGELTLRLNDESATFSIYNAMQRHDDEDAKRVEHCNMVEVVDDCVRGMARTISPQDQLERCLSQSIFSPYYTDVIEPNDELLNFVGALNSAEEVPRFQQKFQPLRDPNEEEKK from the coding sequence ATGCCTACAGAGAAGGAGGGGATCTCTAAAGAAGAGAGAGTTGTAGAAGAAGtggtggaagaagaagaagcagtgGAAGAGGTGCCACCTCCTAAGGCGAGTACCGTGATACCTGCACCCCCTGCTGAGATCAAGATCCCTTTTCCACAGCGCgtgcagaagaagaaactagATGATCACTTCTCTAGGTTTCTTGACATATTCAGAAAGGTGCACATCAACATTCCGTTGGTAGAGGCGTTACAGCAAATGCCTAGCTATGCAAAATTTTTGAAGGAAGTGATCTCCAAGAAGCGGAGGTGGGTGGAGCACGAGACCGTCAACCTGACAGAGAGCTGCAGTGCTATTATCCAGAAGAAATTGCCCGCTAAGATGAAAGACCCTGGAAGCTTCACTATATCATGCATCGTGGGGGATAGCCAAGTGGGCAAGGCTCTATGTGATTTGGGAGCGAGCATTAACCTTATGCCTTTCTCATTCTTTCAGAAGTTGAAGATTGGGACACTGAGGCCCACTACCATCACACTCCAGATGGCCGACCGATCTGTGTCGTATCCTAGGGGGATTGTTGAAGATATACTAGTCAAAGTCAATAATTTCATATTCCCCGTGGATTTTGTGGTGCttgatatggaggaagaccggCATGTCCCTCTCATCCTGGGAAGACCTTTCCTCGCTACAGGGAAGGCAATGATTGATGTGCAGAAGGGAGAGCTCACACTCCGACTTAATGATGAAAGCGCCACATTCTCTATCTACAATGCGATGCAAAGACATGATGACGAGGATGCAAAGAGAGTGGAGCACTGCAACATGGTTGAAGTGGTCGATGACTGTGTGAGAGGGATGGCCCGAACCATCTCTCCACAAGACCAATTGGAGCGATGCCTATCGCAATCTATCTTTTCTCCTTATTATACTGATGTTATTGAGCCTAAtgatgaattattgaattttgtaGGAGCTCTTAACTCGGCTGAGGAAGTCCCAAGGTTTCAACAGAAATTTCAGCCATTAAGGGACCCaaatgaggaggagaagaaatAG